From a single Pseudophryne corroboree isolate aPseCor3 chromosome 6, aPseCor3.hap2, whole genome shotgun sequence genomic region:
- the LOC134935803 gene encoding E3 ubiquitin/ISG15 ligase TRIM25-like: MASADLRQELDCSICLSIYTDPVTLRCGHNFCRVCIDRVLDTQEGAGAYTCPDCRAECQERPALIQNIPLCNIVGSFPSTLPDQEETGIFCTYCVDSPVPAAKSCLLCEASLCDKHLRVHSKSAEHVLCDPTTALGNRKCSVHKKVLEYYCTEDAACICVYCSAGEHRGHLVDSLDEASEKKKEKLRNVLQKLTTKRAETEKRVQSLQERRREDQEKAPGIIESVTALFRDIRRQLEDLEKRVLSEISRQEQRVSLSVSDLIQQLEIKKDELSGKMRHIEELCNMSDPVTVLQEPDTGDLCDTEDTERHDNQVHGAGDLDVGLISGTLHTLSDIITGINIGIYVREAADLLVDETTAGNKIHISDDRKTASRSDMYQNHPVTPERFQSPQVISIRRFSSGRHYWEVDVGKSVYWRVGMCYPNICRGGGQSHIGDNNKSWCLRRCNNQYSVIHNSMWIQLPDNIPCDRVRVYLDYETGQLSFYSLCDPIRRLHTYTAALTEPLHAALCVADGCITVSGGVRSWEKLP, encoded by the coding sequence atggcgtctgctgatctgagacaggagctggactgttccatctgcctgagcatttatacagatcctgtaaccctgagatgtggccacaacttctgccgggtctgtattgatcgtgtgctggatacacaggagggggctggagcttatacctgtcctgactgcagagcaGAGTGTCAGGAGCGTCCTGCACTGATACAGAACATTCCTCTGTGTAACATAGTGGGGAGTTTCCCGTCTACTCTgccagatcaggaggagactgggatcttctgcacttactgtgtggactctcctgtacctgctgctaaatcctgtctgctgtgtgaggcttctctgtgtgataaacaccttagagtacacagcaagtcagcagagcacgtcttatgtgatcccaccactgccctggggaacaggaaatgctccgtCCATAAGAAGGTCCTGGAGTATTACTGCACTGAGGACGCTGCCTGTATCTGTGTGTACTGCTCAGCTGGAGAACACAGAGGACACCTTGTTGACTCGCTGGATGAGGCctctgagaagaagaaggagaagctgaGGAATGTTCTACAGAAACTGACCACAAAGAGAGCAGAGACTGAGAAAAGAGTCCAGAGTCTGCAGGAACGCAGGAGAGAAGATCAGGAAAAAGCACCTGGTATAATAGAGTCAGTCACTGccctgtttagagacatcaggagacagctggaagacctggagaagagagtcctgagtgagatctccaggcaggaacagcgcgtttcactctcagtctctgatctgatccagcagctggaaataaagaaggacgagctgtccgggaagatgcgtcacattgaggagctgtgtaacatgtctgatccagtgactgtcttacaggaaccagacacaggggacttgtgtgatactgaggacacagagagacatGATAACCAGGTCCATGGTGcaggagatctggatgtgggtctcatctcagggacattacacacattatctgatataataacaggtataAATATAGGGATCTATGTACGGGAAGCTGCCGACCTTTTAGTGGATGAAACCACAGCTGGTAATAAGATACATATATCAGATGACAGGAAAACTGCATCCAGGTCAGATATGTATCAGAATCACCCAGTAACACCGGAGAGATTTCAGAGTCCTCAGGTAATAAGCATCAGGAGAttctcctcagggcgacattactgggaggtggatgtTGGTAAGTCAGTGTACTGGAGGGTGGGGATGTGTTATCCCAATATATGCAGGGGAGGAGGTCAGTCACACATTGGGGATAATAACAAGTCCTGGTGTTTGCGTAGGTGTAATAATCAGTACTCAGTGATACATAACAGTATGTGGATCCAGTTACCTGACAATATCCcctgtgacagggtgagggtgtatCTGGATTATGAGACAGGACAGCTGTCCTTTTATTCTCTGTGTGACCCCATCAGACGCTTACACACCTACACTGCCGccctcactgagcccctccatgctgCATTATGTGTAGCGGATGGGTGTATAACTGTATCTGGGGGAGTCAGGAGCTGGGAGAAATTACCATAA